From a region of the Cucumis sativus cultivar 9930 chromosome 6, Cucumber_9930_V3, whole genome shotgun sequence genome:
- the LOC105435749 gene encoding voltage-gated hydrogen channel 1 yields the protein MAILSNFLNSSSPLQSVTTATTIESLESSIHDVVKLYERRRKWRALFFSPIPNNFDAFSSWRVHLITFLESTPAHIITIFLLVMDLIITVLELSSSLISCGSHGKDEEKASYFHWVSISILSFLSAKTAALMLGLGRSFFRRPGCVVDGVVAIVALVLEVVAERKGGGVIMVASLWRLVRVVESAFEISDDTIEVKIEGIVWELEKMKEEIRREKEKDTIEMLQGKS from the coding sequence ATGGCCATTCTCTCCAACTTCTTAAACTCTTCATCTCCGCTGCAATCTGTTACCACGGCCACCACCATAGAATCCTTAGAATCATCTATTCATGACGTCGTGAAACTCTATGAAAGGCGTCGAAAATGGCGAGCTCTCTTCTTCTCCCCCATTCCAAATAACTTTGACGCATTTTCGTCATGGAGAGTCCATTTAATCACTTTCCTTGAATCCACACCTGCTCATATCATCACCATTTTTCTCCTCGTAATGGACCTTATCATCACCGTCCTCGAACTTTCGTCTTCGTTAATATCTTGTGGCTCACACgggaaagatgaagaaaaagcTTCGTACTTTCATTGGGTGAGCATTTCCATCTTGAGCTTTCTCTCTGCAAAGACGGCAGCTCTGATGCTGGGGTTGGGTCGTTCGTTTTTTAGACGACCAGGTTGCGTCGTGGATGGCGTGGTGGCCATTGTGGCGTTGGTTTTGGAGGTGGTGGCGGAGAGGAAAGGGGGCGGAGTGATAATGGTGGCGAGTTTGTGGAGGCTTGTAAGGGTGGTGGAGAGTGCTTTTGAGATAAGTGATGATACCATTGAAGTGAAGATTGAAGGAATAGTTTGGGAGttagagaaaatgaaagaagaaataagaagagagaaagaaaaggatacGATAGAGATGCTTCAAGGGAAGAGTTGA
- the LOC101210092 gene encoding cysteine proteinase inhibitor B, with product MAKTKLSVMVVVLAVALVALVEGYGGRVGGRMEVKDVRRNEEVQRLGRFSVEEYNRRMGGGGEVKFTAVVAAERQVVSGTKYYLRILGTQNGERKVFDSVVIVKPWIGSKRLLDFSPSAVFRTPIFNF from the coding sequence ATggcgaaaacaaaattgagtgTCATGGTGGTAGTGCTGGCGGTGGCTTTGGTGGCTTTGGTGGAAGGATATGGGGGGAGAGTAGGAGGAAGGATGGAGGTTAAAGACGTGAGGAGGAACGAGGAGGTGCAGCGATTAGGAAGATTCAGCGTGGAGGAGTACAATCGTAGGATGGGAGGCGGGGGAGAGGTGAAGTTCACGGCGGTAGTTGCGGCGGAGAGGCAAGTGGTGTCGGGAACGAAATACTATTTGAGAATTTTGGGGACTCAAAATGGGGAGAGGAAAGTTTTTGATTCGGTTGTGATTGTGAAGCCTTGGATTGGTTCTAAGCGCCTTCTCGACTTTTCTCCTTCCGCAGTTTTTAGAACtcccatttttaatttttga
- the LOC105435984 gene encoding uncharacterized protein LOC105435984 has protein sequence MVKVKADIADKFVRGHKMKFQGFIRAFRLIIQVDALRFVVDISMHERVDLPKTIEMRSSSCQKRKVQQQPIIVPQRNLRSDDMRDFGVILGMDWLYANHASINCSRKELKSRKQNYPTHDLELATVVFALKIWRHYLYGEKIQIFTNHKSLKYFFTHKELNMRHRRWLELVKDYDYEILYHLGKANVVVDTLSRKVSHSAALVTNQVPLHKVLERAEIAVLVGEVTSKLAQLSVQPTLRQQITVVQHNDPYLVKKSRLVEVGQTKEFSMSFDDEIVF, from the exons atGGTAAAGGTTAAGGCTGACATAGCCGACAAATTTGTTAGAGGCCATAAGATGAAGTTTCAGGGTTTTATTCGAGCTTTTAGGTTAATTATCCAAGTTGATGCACTACGTTTTGTGGTGGATATAAGTATGCATGAGAGGGTGGATCTACCAAAGACTATAGAGATGAGGTCAAGCTCATGTCAGAAGAGGAAGGTTCAGCAACAGCCTATAATCGTACCACAGAGGAATTTGAGGTCAGATG ACATGCGAGATTTTGGTGTAATTTTAGGCATGGATTGGCTATATGCTAACCATGCAAGCATAAATTGTTCTCGCAAGGAG TTGAAGAGTCGTAAGCAAAACTACCCTACACATGATTTAGAGTTGGCAACAGTAGTTTTTGCACTTAAGATATGGAGGCATTATTTATACGGTGAGAAGATTCAGATCTTTACTAACCATAAGAGCTTGAAATACTTCTTCACTCACAAGGAGTTAAATATGAGGCACCGCAGATGGCTTGAGTTGGTAAAGGACTATGACTATGAGATTTTGTATCACCTAGGTAAGGCGAATGTGGTAGTTGATACTCTTAGTAGAAAGGTATCACATTCTGCAGCACTCGTTACTAATCAGGTTCCTTTACACAAAGTCCTTGAGAGAGCGGAGATTGCAGTTTTAGTGGGAGAAGTCACCTCAAAATTAGCTCAGTTGTCAGTGCAGCCTACCTTGAGACAACAAATTACTGTTGTTCAGCATAATGATCCTTATTTGGTTAAGAAGTCCCGCCTAGTAGAAGTAGGGCAAACTAAAGAGTTCTCTATGTCCTTTGATGatgaaatagttttttag